The Candidatus Zixiibacteriota bacterium genomic interval ATGATTGCTTTGATGGCTGATACCGCCACTATTTCCAAAAAACAGGCAACCGAAGCCCTTGAAGCCTTCATGACTGGAATCACCAAGCAGCTCAAAGACGGTGGGAAGGTAAGCTTCGCCGGATTCGGCACGTTCTCGGTTTCCGAACGCAAGGCCCGCACCGGACGTAACCCGCAGACAGGTGAGACGATCTCAATTCCCGCTACGCGCGTCCCCGTTTTCAAGGCCGGAAAGAATCTCAAGGAAGAAGTCAAGAAGTAACGTTGACAACCGTGATTTACCCGAGGCAGGGTGCTTATGCCCTGCCTTTTTCATTGATTTTTAATTGATTTTTACCGCTACATTCTCGAACTTGACCGACGTATGGCTCGAAAGAAAAGTCGCAAACCCAAAGAGCGCCGTCAGAAGGCGTGGGGAGTGGTTCTTTTTCTGTTGGCCCTGCTGATTCTGGTATCGCTCGTCACTCACAGGGGGATCGATGACCAGCGAATCACGGGACAAATTGACGAAGGCCTCAAACTGCATGAGATCCAGATCCGTAACCAGGCGGGTATCGTCGGAGCCTACCTTTCATACCTGTTGCTGGCCGCGCTGGGTTGGCTGTCATTTTTTGTTCCCTTCGGTCTAATCCTTGTATCGCTCCGCATTTTCGCGTCGGAATTCGGTGAGAAACTTCGTCTCAACAGCTTTCTGCTGTTCGTAGCCTCGCTTCTGGCTACCATGATTTATAACATCCATCTGTACACCACGCGTGAGATTACAGCGGAAAAAGACTTCGCCGGTGGCCTGCTCGGTGACCGGTTAACGGCTTTCTCAGTTAAACTAATAGGTGAGACAGGTTCATATATCGTTTTGAGCGGTATTATCTTAATTCTACTGATACTCTACACGTCAATTACCCCGGCGCTGTCGGTCAAAATGCCGGTTCCATCAGCGGGCGCGTTTAGAAAAGTGTTCGACGCCTTCGTCTCGGTTGGTCGAGCCATCTTCAGCTTCAACTGGCTCACGACACTCTTTGAGAGGGGCAGTTCCGATGAGAGTGAGGAAGATGAAGAAGATGAAGGAGAGGTGGGACAAGATGACGAAGTTCTCGATGGGGAACCTGAAAAAGAAGCCAGCGATGATGTAACCGAAGAAGAGCGCCCGGAACCTTCGGACAGAATCAGCGGGGAACGAAAAACTTCCGCCGCGAAAAAAGCCCAGCAGCTTCAGCTAAAGTCGGTTGACTATACTTATCCATCCGTGGAACTTCTTCACGAGAATCCAAATGAGACGA includes:
- a CDS encoding HU family DNA-binding protein; this translates as MTKDEMIALMADTATISKKQATEALEAFMTGITKQLKDGGKVSFAGFGTFSVSERKARTGRNPQTGETISIPATRVPVFKAGKNLKEEVKK